Proteins from a genomic interval of Longimicrobium terrae:
- a CDS encoding DUF305 domain-containing protein has translation MLRSSRWIPSAAALSLALLAACGTSPGTTTTPAPAPAMQDHAHMHGASSTATPAGGDSSGVNRGDVAFMQGMIGHHAQALVMTALVPQRTTRPDVRLIAERIDASQHEEIARMQRWLRARGQAAPDPSAHAGHDMPGHAMMPGMLTTDELARLSAATGPEFDRLFLEYMIRHHQGALTMVSQLFATQGAAQDSEMYQFASDVDADQRMEIERMRQLQNGPAAGPRQR, from the coding sequence ATGCTGAGATCGTCACGCTGGATCCCGTCCGCGGCCGCGCTGAGCCTGGCGCTGCTCGCGGCGTGCGGCACCTCGCCGGGCACCACGACCACGCCGGCGCCCGCGCCCGCCATGCAGGACCACGCCCACATGCACGGCGCCTCATCGACGGCGACGCCGGCGGGCGGGGACTCGTCGGGCGTGAACCGCGGGGACGTGGCGTTCATGCAGGGGATGATCGGCCATCACGCCCAGGCGCTGGTGATGACGGCGCTGGTTCCGCAGCGCACCACCCGCCCCGACGTCCGCCTGATCGCCGAGCGCATCGACGCCTCGCAGCACGAGGAGATCGCGCGGATGCAGCGGTGGCTGCGCGCCCGCGGGCAGGCCGCGCCGGACCCGTCGGCGCACGCGGGGCACGACATGCCCGGCCACGCCATGATGCCCGGCATGCTGACTACGGACGAACTGGCGCGCCTGAGCGCCGCAACCGGCCCCGAGTTCGACCGCCTGTTCCTGGAGTACATGATCCGCCACCACCAGGGCGCGCTGACCATGGTGTCGCAGCTGTTCGCCACGCAGGGCGCGGCCCAGGATTCGGAGATGTACCAGTTTGCGTCGGACGTGGACGCGGACCAGCGCATGGAGATCGAGCGCATGCGCCAACTGCAGAACGGGCCGGCGGCCGGCCCTCGCCAGCGCTGA
- a CDS encoding LVIVD repeat-containing protein: MNTEATTRRPRGMAARVWPVVLAAGLLGATDAAAQAPRQPDPRVGLKAGFMDAGEAARNMELVGHHNKAPGFSNPANNGDFAFANSDMAFSGNRLFMGSYHGVQVFDISNPRTPAVVATIACPGGQGDVSVYRNLLFLSVEETRGRLDCGAQGVRDTVSTERFRGVRIFDISDVRNPRQVASVQTCRGSHTHTLVPDPRDPANLYVYVSGTSQVRSPSELAGCSGRRPSEDPNTSYFRIEVIQVPVARPQEARIVSMPRVFANAEGSPAGLWQGGNHGEGTQTTAQTNQCHDITVYPQMGLAAGACSGNGILMDIRDPANPVRIDQVSDPNFAYWHSATFNNDGTKVLFSDEWGGGTAPRCRDTDRPEWGADAIFTLTNRKLTQVGYYKLPAAQTALENCVAHNGSLIPVPGRDIQVQSWYQGGISIVDFTDGARPVEIAFFDRGPQDANQMLIGGYWSSYWYNGNIYGSEIGRGLDVFQLKPSDMLSQNEIDAAKLVTFREFNPQNQQRLEWPAAFVVARAYVDQLARGNALVPSRLTAIRTSLSRAERMSGATRRTALNTLATSLDRDVARAADPERVRMLSAAVRQLATARTTR, from the coding sequence ATGAACACCGAAGCAACGACGCGGCGCCCGCGCGGCATGGCCGCGCGCGTGTGGCCCGTGGTGCTGGCCGCCGGCCTGCTGGGCGCGACGGACGCGGCCGCGCAGGCGCCCCGCCAGCCGGACCCGCGCGTGGGGCTCAAGGCCGGCTTCATGGACGCCGGCGAGGCCGCGCGCAACATGGAACTGGTGGGCCACCACAACAAGGCGCCGGGATTCTCCAATCCCGCCAACAACGGTGACTTCGCGTTCGCCAATTCCGACATGGCGTTCAGCGGCAACCGGCTGTTCATGGGCAGCTACCACGGCGTGCAGGTGTTTGACATCAGCAACCCGCGCACCCCGGCGGTGGTGGCCACCATCGCCTGCCCGGGCGGCCAGGGCGACGTGTCCGTCTACCGCAACCTGCTCTTCCTCTCGGTGGAAGAAACGCGCGGCCGGCTGGACTGCGGCGCGCAGGGCGTGCGCGACACCGTGAGCACCGAGCGCTTCCGCGGCGTGCGCATCTTTGACATCAGTGACGTGCGCAACCCGCGCCAGGTGGCCAGCGTGCAGACCTGCCGCGGCTCGCACACGCACACGCTGGTGCCGGACCCGCGCGACCCCGCCAACCTGTACGTGTACGTGTCGGGCACCAGCCAGGTGCGCTCGCCCAGCGAGCTTGCGGGCTGCTCGGGGCGCCGTCCCAGCGAGGACCCCAACACCTCGTACTTCCGCATCGAAGTCATTCAGGTTCCGGTGGCGCGCCCGCAGGAAGCGCGCATCGTGAGCATGCCGCGCGTGTTCGCCAACGCCGAGGGATCGCCGGCCGGGCTGTGGCAGGGCGGCAACCACGGCGAGGGCACGCAGACAACCGCGCAGACCAACCAGTGCCACGACATCACCGTGTATCCGCAGATGGGGCTGGCGGCGGGCGCGTGCTCGGGCAACGGCATTCTGATGGACATCCGCGACCCGGCCAACCCGGTGCGCATCGACCAGGTGAGCGACCCCAACTTCGCCTACTGGCACTCGGCTACGTTCAACAACGACGGCACCAAGGTGCTGTTCAGCGACGAGTGGGGCGGGGGAACGGCGCCGCGCTGCCGCGACACCGACCGTCCGGAGTGGGGCGCGGACGCGATCTTTACGCTGACGAACCGCAAGCTCACGCAGGTGGGCTACTACAAGCTTCCGGCGGCGCAGACCGCGCTGGAAAACTGCGTGGCGCACAACGGCTCGCTGATTCCGGTGCCGGGGCGCGACATCCAGGTGCAGTCGTGGTACCAGGGCGGCATTTCCATCGTGGACTTCACGGATGGCGCGCGCCCGGTGGAGATCGCGTTCTTTGACCGCGGGCCGCAGGACGCCAACCAGATGCTCATTGGCGGATACTGGTCGTCGTACTGGTACAACGGCAACATCTACGGCTCGGAGATCGGCCGCGGGCTGGACGTGTTCCAGCTGAAGCCCAGCGACATGCTTTCGCAGAACGAGATCGACGCGGCCAAGCTGGTGACGTTCCGCGAGTTCAACCCGCAGAACCAGCAGCGCCTGGAGTGGCCGGCCGCCTTCGTGGTCGCCCGCGCCTACGTGGACCAGCTGGCCCGCGGCAACGCGCTGGTGCCGTCGCGGCTCACGGCCATCCGCACCAGCCTGTCGCGCGCGGAGCGGATGTCCGGTGCGACCCGGCGCACGGCGCTCAACACGCTGGCCACTTCGCTGGACCGCGACGTGGCGCGCGCCGCCGACCCGGAGCGCGTCCGCATGCTGTCCGCCGCGGTCCGCCAGCTGGCGACGGCCCGGACCACGCGCTGA